The DNA window TTTGTAATATTGAACTTATCTTATGTCCAAACTATCTATAAGCTAGATTTAACTATCCtaaacttatttcttttttgcgtaATTATCGTATGTACTTGATTTACTATTAGACTATTTGCGGTGAGATTAGACAGCTGGTCTTTCTGCAGAGTGAAGTCATCGACGGAATCAACTATTTACGGTCAACCTAGTCCTGACAGTGGCAGTTATGAAACTGAGGCTTGGATTGAACGCATAGTGGTCCGAGGATTGGATCGAATTCCTGCGAATGTCTCcgtatgtttttatttcctgCTTGTTTGTTATTAAGGAGAGCACTTTGCAAGCGAAGTGCTCTAGCCTACTCTATTCTAGGAGCAACAAATTTATTTGAGAATGTTTGCTCCGTTAAACAAGTTTGTGCCATCGTATTAGCAAGGTGGCGAAGAAGTATGAGCGCGAGAGTTGaaactaaatttttttagaagcatCAATTCGGATAAAAACATATTTAATCCACAGTATATGTCATAACAATCAGATTTACAACAATTTCACGAAAAGGCTTTGATACAAGCGTAAAAACGTTCCACAGGTTCAACGGAGCGCCGAAAGTATCCGAGGTCGGGATTGTGCCAAATTTCCTACAGTTCCTTCTTCAGTTGATCCAAACTAGTCACCTTCTTGCTCGTTGACTGTTCTTCCATGAATCTTCAAACCGAATAGTCCAGCAGATCGAGAACCGGGCGGTATTGATTCTTTGTAAGGTATTACACTGGACTGGGGCGCgggtagcgcagtcggtaagaggtcccgcTGTGTTTGCAccatcaatcggaggttcgagtaaGTCTTACTGCTAATCAAGTCTCTTATCCCTCCAGGgcaataaattggtgccagacttgtcagAGACGATAGAAGCACTGGATTGACACATCGGTCATCATCCGATCTTCAtcttcaaatatcaaatgTCGTGTACAGGAGCCCAGTTCTGTTGGTAGATcagattttgagattttcgcTTCCAAGCCAACGCAGTTTTGTCGAGAATTTCACTTTGATATGTTTGAGCATTGatactaacattttttttgatggATATCACTTGTATCTTCCGATTTTGGACTGATGCTGCCTCAcaccttcaaaaattttgggaGAAATATTCCTCGTATTTACTTTgtgttttcattctctcaatggctatttttcagaaatagacTGAGAAGCTCTCGATGATTTTGGGCGTTATTGGCTactgaaattgtgaaaatatcTTCATTTTCACGTCTTCAATGCGGTgcaccttgaaaaaaaatgccatcGTACCAAATTTCCTACAGTTCCTTCTTCAATTGATCCAAACTAGTCACCTTCTTGCTCATTGACTGCTCCTCCATGAATCCTCGAACCGTATAGTCCACTAGACTGAGATCCGGAATCTATTTGCGAGGTATTGATTCTTTGTAAGGTATTACACTGGGGTGGaggtagcgcagtcggcaagaggtccCGCTGtgtttgcacgatcgatcggaggttcgaatccgcccaagcctttcatcccttccgggtctataaattggtactagatttgtctgggaggataaaagcactgacttgacacatcggctagccccgcaagtcattgtatagacaggttacatgttcgtgaacctcaaacgattctgaattgaagtgaactgaaTTGAGTGGCGCGtgccaggcggattgattaacgctagacactCTTtagtttatcctttatattagAGGGGAGATCCTAATATCTTCAATCTCCTTTGTACCTTCAAATTTTCACTAAGAGAGTTCAAAATAGTCTAAAACGTACTTCATCCTTTTGCAGATCTCTTtttgcactttctttttttcagataatcCGCGCGTCGGATCCCACCGTTAAATTACAATTCTCATACGATCATGGCAAAAAGGTTCTACTGATACGGAAGCCACTCGTCAGCATTACACAGTCTTATAAGATTACTATAACATTCTGAAGGTTACTAAGGGGATACAGGGCTTTTGACACATAGCTCAATACGAATATGGAGAATATGTGGCTGCTCCTCGGACCTTAGCCTGGCAAAGAGTTTCGCGCGatcgtttattttattcatgccatttcgacttttttcgaTGATTGTAGCCCTGTTTCTCCTTCTGTTATAcagcaattatttttattataaataccACTGCTGTAGCGTTTGGTATTGTTTTTCTAGCTTTATGTAATGTTTAGTTCATTAGTCATCAGTTGCAGTATCCTCAAAGATTGTTAAGTTGGAGCCCTTCCTAATTTATCAATGTTTCATTGTATTTTGATGGTAGTTCCatcatattttcattcttgttGCGTTGGTTGGGTCTATGTATGTGTATTACGGTTGTTTCATGATAAAATTTTCGAACGGTTCTTCATTGACTATTGTGATCACCTTGTATGtgaaaaacaataaaggaACAAAAGTTCTTTTCGGGAAAAACTCCATCTGTTGGGAATCTGTTGTAGTCTTTGAAGAAGGATTGGTTTTGGAGAATACCTAATGTTTGATTCGCGTTTGTTCGCTTCTCAGCTTTTAGAGTCAGTAGACGCAAGTGTCACGCAGATGGACCTTTCTATTCGTTGCCCATTTGAACGCACGGTTCTTTCACTGCTTTGCTACGCTTCAGAAGTATGAGCATGCTTTATTGGTGTGCCTAAAACcttgtttactgtttacaCCTCACTTCTATGCGCAATCTTCTACTGATGCATATTCTGCGCAATCCAGCATACGGTGCTTGCAGATATCGCATTGGTCTGGACAGAGAGGAATGTGGAGTTTATTTTACAGCTTTGTTGCTGCTTTGAAACGGTTGTTtcgtaacaaaaaaatgtcCGGACTGCTTATAGGTAGTCTATCTATCAAAATATGGGCTGTGGCACAGCgctttttttgatatttttgggACACTTGTGCCGTATAACAGTACACGTGTAGGTAGTTCGCACGTTCGAGAGGCTCAGTACGTAGACGACTAATTGCATCTGGTGAAAGTAGGGCAACCACGTGCGTGTATAGTCGGCCCAAAACAAcctgaagttcggtgcagtcGCGTGAACAGCTACGCCATATGCAGCGCAGTTCCGAAGCAATCGGGCTGCAATGGTGAGTGCAGCTATCGACAAACTCATCctaattccaaccgctttaaGAGCTGTGACAGTCCAGCTTCTGTGAGCGCCACAGAGCTATTTCGGTTGCTATCGACGCTCTCTCTCCATTACATGCCATGCTCAGCCATGCCGCTTGGAGAGTTTTTGGCGCGGGATTGGTGTCTTCTTATTTTACCCGACGCACCAAACCTGTCGTGTATGGTCTTGTAGGCTTAGGGCTTTGAAGAGAATTTGCTCTTCTTACTTGAATATAGAGAAAGCAGCTCGGTGGAACTGTTTATTGAGCGTCCAAGATTACACGCAGGGAGCATAGGCAACGACCGCATTTCCTGGATAAGGGTGTGAGAAGTGACTTGTGTTGTACATTGCCTActgcccttaaaggcatcactccacgaatctgaggtggtacggatttcaggtggagtattcgtatacgggatgggagactacggagagggggatgattccgtccatttttccttattgccgtaaaaaatggcccggaagatacggctccgcacaaggctggcgcgctattttctacaaggagttggactggagcgcgccagccttgtgcggagCCGCATCTCaatggccgttttttttaatggcaattaggaaaaaatgcacggaatcactctcctctccatagtctcccatcccgtatacgaatactccacctgaaatctgcaccacctcagattcgtggggtgatgcctttaatggacaATAATGCGAAGAAGACAATGGGGATGGTGGTGCTCGCAAACAGTGAGCGATATAAAAAGATACTCCATCGTTAGAGAAAAAACCCACAATTCTTGCTGGTTCTCGACGCTCGCTTTTCTTAACATCGCCAGCACATCAAATGAAAgccgttttgactcaaccGCATCTGTTGTTATTGCACCATATTTTCCGAAAAGGGGGCTGTGGACGGATGGCACTGTGGGCGGAATTGCTGCTGAAGGGCACTGCCGATTTGAGGCTCTCTTCTCCATGGACACATCAATATTTGCGGACGTTTTCCAACATGAGCCTCATTCTTCCTGTTGTATGAAAGTTTTTTCAGCTATAGTAGGGTTATCATATTGCAGGGTTCATTGGTCTGTTCTCATGTCCCGGGGAAGGGtaccttcgtttttttcggTGTTCATAGGCTCTTCAGCCGTTAAGAGAAAAGACTTTAAGAGTTGCGACAGTCCAGCTTCTGTGAGCGCCACAGAGCCATTTCGGTTGGTATCGACGCTCTCTCTCCATTACATTCTGAGGAAAGTACACTAAGtacattttattgtttatacGATCCATATGACCATGTTATGCATATTCAATATTGTTCTATTTTGCCGATATTGGGAGGATGCTGATTACGAGATGGACCCACGTTCCCTCAAACATTCAGGATCAAGAATTGGCGCATCATTgcaaaatacaaatacaaaaaaaaaaactttctctgCGTCTCAGCGCACTTAAGGTTCGTCAATTTTAAGTATTGAATTGTTTaggtattt is part of the Necator americanus strain Aroian chromosome V, whole genome shotgun sequence genome and encodes:
- a CDS encoding hypothetical protein (NECATOR_CHRV.G18988.T2); its protein translation is MSRGRVPSFFSVFIGSSAVKRKDFKSCDSPASVSATEPFRIKNWRIIAKYKYKKKNFLCVSAHLRNFFLLWTVGCSGLAISDITSVSSGCDRSGAVN